Proteins encoded by one window of Cupriavidus sp. EM10:
- a CDS encoding DUF3460 family protein: MAMYESDITQFLKTLKQERPSLEAEQREGRGLLWDKTPIDLEERARANASRVAQKPYVYSSDN, encoded by the coding sequence ATGGCCATGTACGAATCGGATATCACCCAGTTCCTGAAGACGCTCAAGCAGGAGCGCCCGTCGCTGGAAGCAGAGCAGCGCGAAGGCCGCGGCCTGCTGTGGGACAAGACCCCGATCGACCTCGAGGAACGCGCCCGCGCCAATGCCTCGCGCGTGGCCCAGAAACCGTACGTCTACTCGTCAGACAACTGA
- a CDS encoding ScpA family protein, producing the protein MHPSDPLDPGAQEKLTLPVALPSVAQPVGASANPTDMVDGMAFARLYGEPLFKLPQDLYIPPDALEVFLEAFEGPLDLLLYLIRKQNFNVLDIPMAQVTRQYLSYVDQIRQTNLELAAEYLLMAAMLIEIKSRMLLPVKKADSDEEAEDPRAELVRRLLEYEQMKLAAQRLDTVPQLGRDFLRSQVYIEQSLVQRFPDVETVDLQSAWADVLKRAKLNQHHKISREELSVREHMSQILRRLQHARFMEFSELFEDAIRSGKGVPVVVVNFIAMLELSREALVEITQAEPFAPIYVRLAYTPA; encoded by the coding sequence ATGCATCCGAGCGATCCGCTGGACCCCGGCGCGCAGGAAAAACTGACGCTGCCCGTCGCGCTGCCCAGCGTGGCGCAGCCTGTCGGGGCCAGCGCCAATCCGACCGACATGGTCGACGGGATGGCGTTCGCCCGCCTGTATGGCGAACCGCTGTTCAAGCTGCCGCAGGACCTGTACATCCCGCCCGATGCGCTGGAAGTGTTCCTGGAAGCCTTCGAAGGCCCGCTTGACCTGCTGCTGTACCTGATCCGCAAGCAGAACTTCAACGTCCTGGACATCCCGATGGCCCAGGTGACGCGTCAGTATCTTTCGTACGTCGACCAGATCCGCCAGACCAACCTGGAGCTGGCGGCCGAGTACCTGCTGATGGCGGCGATGCTGATCGAAATCAAGTCGCGCATGCTGCTGCCGGTCAAGAAGGCCGACAGCGACGAGGAAGCCGAGGACCCGCGTGCCGAACTGGTGCGCCGCCTGCTGGAATACGAGCAGATGAAGCTGGCCGCCCAGCGGCTGGACACGGTGCCGCAACTGGGCCGCGACTTCCTGCGGTCGCAGGTCTATATCGAACAGAGCCTGGTGCAGCGTTTCCCCGATGTGGAGACGGTGGACCTGCAATCGGCCTGGGCCGACGTGCTCAAGCGCGCCAAGCTGAACCAGCACCACAAGATCTCGCGCGAGGAACTGTCCGTGCGCGAGCATATGAGCCAGATCCTGCGCCGCCTGCAGCACGCCCGCTTCATGGAATTCAGCGAGCTGTTCGAGGACGCCATCCGCTCCGGCAAGGGCGTGCCCGTGGTGGTGGTCAACTTCATCGCCATGCTCGAGCTGTCGCGCGAGGCGCTGGTCGAGATCACCCAGGCCGAACCGTTCGCACCGATTTATGTGCGATTGGCGTACACGCCCGCCTGA
- the panC gene encoding pantoate--beta-alanine ligase has translation MKVISSIQELRDQLRGQNRVAFVPTMGNLHEGHLSLMRLARQHGDPVVASIFVNRLQFGPNEDFDKYPRTLQDDVEKLQSEGVYVLFAPTESDMYPVPQEYRVDPPHDLGDILEGEFRPGFFKGVCTVVMKLFCCVQPRVAVFGKKDYQQLMIVRRMAQQFALPVDIIPAETIRDADGLALSSRNRYLGEAERKEAPVLYKTLHEVRDTVLGNGNVDLLAVEADALGRLQARGWNPDYVSIRKRSNLQAPTREEFAAGEPLVVLTAAKLGNTRLIDNLEI, from the coding sequence ATGAAAGTCATCTCTTCCATCCAGGAGCTGCGGGACCAGTTGCGCGGCCAGAATCGCGTGGCGTTCGTCCCGACCATGGGCAACCTGCACGAAGGCCACCTGTCGCTGATGCGCCTGGCACGCCAGCATGGCGACCCGGTCGTGGCGTCGATCTTCGTCAACCGCCTGCAGTTCGGCCCGAACGAGGATTTCGACAAGTACCCGCGCACGCTGCAGGATGACGTGGAAAAGCTGCAGAGCGAAGGGGTGTACGTGCTGTTCGCCCCGACCGAGTCGGACATGTACCCGGTGCCGCAGGAATATCGCGTGGACCCGCCGCACGACCTGGGCGACATCCTTGAAGGCGAGTTCCGTCCGGGCTTCTTCAAGGGCGTCTGCACCGTGGTGATGAAGCTGTTCTGCTGCGTGCAGCCGCGCGTGGCCGTGTTCGGCAAGAAGGACTACCAGCAGCTGATGATCGTGCGGCGCATGGCGCAGCAGTTCGCGCTGCCCGTGGACATCATCCCGGCCGAGACCATCCGGGACGCCGACGGCCTGGCGCTGTCGTCGCGCAACCGCTACCTCGGCGAAGCCGAGCGCAAGGAGGCGCCGGTCCTGTACAAGACGCTGCACGAGGTGCGCGACACCGTGCTGGGCAACGGCAACGTCGACCTGCTGGCCGTGGAGGCCGACGCGCTGGGCCGGCTGCAGGCACGCGGCTGGAATCCGGACTACGTGTCGATCCGCAAGCGCAGCAACCTGCAGGCCCCGACGCGCGAGGAATTCGCCGCCGGCGAACCGCTGGTGGTGCTGACTGCGGCCAAGCTGGGCAACACGCGGTTGATCGACAACCTGGAAATCTAA
- a CDS encoding GNAT family N-acetyltransferase translates to MPLIELDPATPADADLLAAMHAESWRHAYAGLIPADYLETYAPAERLATWRARMLEGAEAPLEATILRVNGQPAGFSCLMPLAEPGYGIYLDNLHVLQAYHGRGYGKTLMAHCATRVASQWPGKPLFLYVLDGNTQAREFYRRLGGVESDSFNDPFPGTDLMMAIRRVSWNDVDALVTRLAPGP, encoded by the coding sequence ATGCCCCTGATTGAACTGGATCCCGCCACGCCGGCCGACGCCGACCTGCTAGCCGCCATGCACGCCGAAAGCTGGCGCCACGCTTATGCCGGACTGATACCCGCCGACTATCTGGAGACCTACGCCCCCGCCGAGCGGCTGGCCACTTGGCGCGCCCGCATGCTCGAAGGCGCCGAGGCGCCGCTGGAAGCCACCATCCTGCGCGTGAACGGCCAGCCGGCCGGATTTTCCTGCCTGATGCCGCTGGCCGAGCCGGGGTACGGCATCTATCTCGACAACCTGCATGTGCTGCAGGCGTATCACGGTCGCGGCTACGGCAAGACGCTGATGGCGCATTGCGCCACGCGGGTAGCCAGCCAGTGGCCGGGCAAGCCGCTATTTCTTTACGTGCTGGACGGCAACACGCAGGCACGCGAGTTCTATCGGCGCCTGGGCGGCGTGGAATCCGATAGTTTCAACGACCCGTTCCCGGGCACCGACCTGATGATGGCAATTCGCCGCGTCAGCTGGAACGATGTCGATGCGCTGGTCACGCGGCTGGCGCCGGGTCCGTAG
- a CDS encoding cobyric acid synthase, which translates to MRNDSSDKPFPFAARALRGTLMIQGTTSDAGKSTVVAGLCRILARAGVAVAPFKPQNMALNSAVTVDGGEIGRAQALQAQAAGLEPHTDMNPVLLKPSSDIGAQVIIHGRARMDLDAKAYHAYKPQAMAAVLESHDRLKQAYGVVLVEGAGSPAEVNLRDRDIANMGFAERVDCPVVLVADIDRGGVFAHLVGTLDCLSDSERARIKGFIINRFRGDIALLQPGLDWLTARTGKPVFGVLPYLHGLHLDAEDAIASAQVASRDGDVLRVIVPVLPRISNHTDFDALRAHPNVDLQFIGPGMPVPPADLVILPGSKSVRADLAFLRANGWQQALLRHLRYGGKLMGICGGMQMLGRHIHDPDGREGPAGTSDGLGLLDFDTTLAPEKQLRRVSGKLDAAAGGSQVQGYEIHLGVTHGPALARPALWLDDAQPRPDGAVSDDNLVLATYVHGLFDHPDACGALLRWAGLARAEGVHLDALREASIDRLADSMADHLDLQAMFAPLAATDPAPAA; encoded by the coding sequence ATGCGAAACGATTCCTCCGACAAACCCTTTCCGTTTGCGGCGCGTGCGCTGCGCGGCACCCTGATGATCCAGGGCACGACGTCCGACGCGGGCAAGAGCACCGTCGTGGCCGGCCTGTGCCGCATCCTGGCGCGTGCCGGCGTGGCCGTGGCGCCGTTCAAGCCGCAGAACATGGCGCTGAACAGCGCGGTGACCGTCGACGGCGGCGAAATCGGGCGTGCCCAGGCCTTGCAGGCCCAGGCGGCCGGCCTGGAGCCCCATACCGACATGAATCCGGTGCTGCTCAAGCCCAGCAGCGATATCGGCGCGCAGGTCATCATCCACGGCCGGGCGCGCATGGACCTCGATGCCAAGGCCTATCACGCCTACAAGCCGCAGGCGATGGCGGCCGTGCTGGAAAGCCACGACCGGCTGAAGCAGGCGTACGGCGTGGTGCTGGTGGAAGGCGCGGGCAGCCCCGCCGAAGTCAACCTGCGCGACCGCGATATCGCCAACATGGGGTTTGCCGAGCGGGTCGACTGCCCGGTGGTGCTGGTGGCCGATATCGACCGCGGCGGCGTGTTCGCCCACCTGGTGGGGACGCTCGATTGCCTGTCCGATTCGGAGCGTGCACGCATCAAGGGATTCATCATCAACCGCTTTCGCGGCGATATCGCGCTGCTGCAGCCGGGGCTGGACTGGCTCACGGCGCGCACCGGCAAACCCGTGTTCGGCGTGCTGCCGTACCTGCACGGCCTGCATCTCGATGCCGAGGATGCCATTGCCAGCGCCCAGGTGGCCAGCCGCGACGGCGACGTGCTGCGCGTGATCGTGCCGGTGCTGCCGCGCATTTCGAACCATACCGATTTTGACGCGCTACGGGCGCACCCGAACGTCGACCTGCAGTTCATCGGCCCCGGCATGCCGGTTCCGCCGGCTGACCTGGTGATCCTGCCCGGCAGCAAGAGCGTGCGCGCCGACCTGGCGTTCCTGCGCGCCAACGGCTGGCAGCAGGCGCTACTGAGGCATCTGCGCTATGGCGGCAAGCTGATGGGCATTTGCGGCGGCATGCAGATGCTGGGGCGGCACATCCACGACCCCGACGGCCGGGAAGGGCCGGCCGGCACCAGCGACGGGCTGGGCCTGCTCGATTTCGACACCACGCTGGCGCCCGAGAAGCAGCTGCGGCGCGTGTCCGGCAAGCTCGATGCGGCGGCGGGCGGCTCACAGGTGCAAGGGTACGAGATCCATCTGGGTGTCACGCACGGTCCTGCGCTGGCGCGCCCCGCGCTGTGGCTGGACGATGCGCAGCCCAGGCCCGACGGCGCCGTATCCGACGACAACCTGGTGCTGGCTACCTATGTGCACGGGCTGTTCGATCATCCCGACGCCTGCGGCGCGCTACTGCGCTGGGCCGGCCTGGCGCGGGCCGAGGGCGTGCATCTGGACGCGTTGCGCGAGGCGTCGATCGACCGGCTGGCCGACAGCATGGCCGATCACCTCGACCTGCAGGCGATGTTCGCGCCGCTGGCGGCTACGGACCCGGCGCCAGCCGCGTGA
- the cobU gene encoding bifunctional adenosylcobinamide kinase/adenosylcobinamide-phosphate guanylyltransferase, which produces MKTHVPPQALNLSATSEPASAGAATDADTAPETAAQPQAGTAAPRELTLVLGGARSGKSHFAEQLAADHAALTRGPVTYIATARHDAEPADEEMEVRIALHRARRPADWTLVEEPVHLADALYAHARHDGCILVDCATLWLNNLVFGDQREYPEHGVITPPPAFTEEIDALMTALPMLPGHVILVSNEIGFGVVPMGAITRFYVDELGRLNQKLAAAADRVRLLVAGIPVSIKDPAPSQARGSHTQ; this is translated from the coding sequence ATGAAGACGCACGTCCCGCCCCAGGCGCTCAACCTCTCGGCCACCTCCGAGCCGGCTTCGGCAGGCGCGGCAACGGACGCCGATACGGCGCCCGAAACCGCCGCGCAACCGCAGGCCGGCACCGCCGCGCCGCGCGAACTGACGCTGGTGCTGGGCGGCGCGCGTTCGGGCAAGAGCCATTTTGCCGAGCAACTGGCCGCCGATCACGCAGCACTGACGCGCGGCCCGGTCACCTACATCGCCACGGCCCGGCACGACGCCGAGCCCGCCGACGAGGAAATGGAAGTCCGCATCGCGCTGCATCGCGCCCGCCGGCCGGCCGACTGGACGCTGGTGGAAGAGCCGGTGCACCTGGCCGACGCGCTCTACGCGCATGCGCGCCACGACGGCTGCATCCTGGTCGATTGCGCGACGCTGTGGCTCAACAATCTTGTCTTCGGCGACCAGCGCGAATACCCGGAACACGGCGTCATCACGCCGCCGCCGGCCTTTACCGAGGAAATCGACGCGCTGATGACGGCGCTGCCGATGCTGCCGGGCCATGTGATCCTGGTGTCGAATGAAATCGGCTTCGGCGTGGTTCCGATGGGCGCCATCACCCGCTTCTACGTCGACGAACTGGGCCGCCTGAACCAGAAGCTGGCCGCCGCCGCCGATCGCGTGCGGCTGCTGGTCGCCGGCATCCCGGTATCGATCAAGGACCCCGCCCCTTCCCAGGCACGCGGCAGCCACACACAATGA
- the cbiB gene encoding adenosylcobinamide-phosphate synthase CbiB, whose protein sequence is MIMLSWPACVAAALAGVLLDRWLGEPRRWHPLVGFGRMASAVANCLNRPESGALRQRLAGLAAWSLVVLGPAALAAWLVTLAADVHPALAWALHAVALYFALGACSLAQHIAPIADALTRNDLPAARTLTARIVSRDTADADAEALARAACESALENGNDAIFGALFWFLVGGAPAVIVFRLANTLDAMWGYRTPRWEMFGWAAARIDDVLNLVPARLTALSYALLGATAQAMRCWRTQAAAWSSPNAGPVMAAGAGAVGVALGGGARYHGEWEERPPLGIGDAPGAAHVHACLQLVQRTLWLWLGVAMLSVPVLSVLVTAGGAS, encoded by the coding sequence ATGATCATGCTGTCCTGGCCAGCCTGCGTGGCGGCCGCACTTGCCGGCGTGCTGCTGGACCGCTGGCTTGGCGAGCCACGCCGCTGGCATCCGCTGGTCGGGTTTGGCCGCATGGCGTCGGCCGTAGCCAACTGCCTCAATCGTCCCGAAAGCGGCGCCCTGCGCCAGCGCCTGGCCGGCCTGGCCGCGTGGTCGCTGGTGGTACTGGGGCCCGCCGCGCTGGCCGCGTGGCTGGTGACGCTGGCTGCCGATGTGCATCCCGCGCTGGCCTGGGCGCTGCACGCGGTGGCGCTCTACTTCGCACTGGGCGCCTGCAGCCTGGCCCAGCACATCGCTCCAATCGCCGACGCCCTCACCCGCAACGACCTGCCCGCCGCGCGCACGCTGACGGCGCGCATCGTGTCGCGCGACACCGCCGATGCCGATGCCGAAGCGCTGGCGCGCGCCGCCTGCGAATCGGCGCTGGAGAACGGCAACGATGCCATCTTCGGCGCGCTGTTCTGGTTCCTGGTGGGTGGCGCGCCGGCCGTGATCGTGTTCCGGCTGGCCAATACGCTCGATGCCATGTGGGGCTACCGCACGCCGCGCTGGGAGATGTTCGGCTGGGCCGCCGCCCGCATCGACGACGTCCTGAACCTTGTGCCCGCGCGGCTCACCGCGCTGTCTTACGCGCTGCTGGGCGCTACCGCCCAGGCCATGCGTTGCTGGCGCACGCAGGCCGCCGCGTGGTCGAGCCCGAACGCCGGGCCGGTGATGGCCGCCGGCGCCGGCGCGGTGGGCGTGGCCCTGGGTGGCGGGGCGCGCTACCACGGCGAGTGGGAAGAGCGCCCGCCGCTGGGCATCGGCGATGCGCCAGGCGCCGCCCACGTCCATGCCTGCCTGCAGCTGGTGCAACGCACGCTGTGGCTGTGGCTTGGCGTGGCGATGTTGAGCGTGCCGGTGCTGTCGGTGCTGGTGACCGCCGGGGGCGCATCGTGA
- the cobD gene encoding threonine-phosphate decarboxylase CobD translates to MSGTSAPIRHGGNLLAAVRRYGRAAEDWLDLSTGINPAGYPVPALPADAWQRLPQDDDGLADIAAQAYGAPHALPVAGSQAAIRTLPTLLRPGRVGIAALGYSEYAPAFALAGHTVVPLDERDFARDDLPAGLDHLVVVNPNNPTARLLANDQLLRWHAQLDTLIVDEAFLDCTTTPSLAPHTGRPGLVVLRSIGKFYGLAGMRCGFVLAAPDLLDALSHRLGHWTVSGPARAVARLVLADIAWQDATRAALNRQGQHLAMMLRDHGLAPVSQPLFSWVPDARAPALHEALARQGVWTRLFDAAGGCPASLRLGLPPDTEAAWQRVDTVLGVAMATAHHPILP, encoded by the coding sequence GTGAGCGGCACGTCGGCTCCGATCCGCCATGGCGGCAACCTGCTGGCCGCCGTGCGCCGTTACGGCCGCGCGGCGGAGGACTGGCTCGACCTGTCGACCGGCATCAATCCGGCCGGTTATCCGGTGCCCGCGCTGCCGGCCGATGCCTGGCAGCGGCTGCCGCAGGACGACGACGGCCTGGCGGACATCGCCGCGCAAGCCTATGGCGCGCCGCACGCGCTGCCGGTGGCCGGCTCGCAGGCGGCCATCCGCACGCTGCCGACGCTGCTGCGCCCGGGGCGCGTGGGCATCGCCGCGCTCGGCTACAGCGAATATGCGCCAGCCTTCGCACTGGCCGGCCACACGGTGGTGCCCCTCGACGAGCGCGACTTCGCGCGCGACGACCTGCCGGCCGGGCTTGACCATCTGGTCGTCGTCAATCCAAACAATCCGACCGCGCGGCTGCTGGCCAACGACCAGTTGCTGCGCTGGCACGCGCAACTGGACACGCTGATCGTCGACGAAGCGTTCCTGGACTGCACCACGACGCCATCGCTGGCCCCGCACACCGGGCGGCCGGGGCTGGTGGTGCTGCGCTCAATCGGCAAGTTCTACGGGCTGGCCGGCATGCGCTGTGGCTTCGTGCTGGCCGCGCCCGATCTGCTCGATGCCCTGTCGCACCGGCTTGGACACTGGACCGTCTCCGGCCCGGCCCGCGCCGTGGCCCGGCTGGTGCTGGCCGATATCGCGTGGCAGGACGCCACGCGCGCGGCGCTGAACCGCCAGGGCCAGCATCTGGCGATGATGCTGCGGGACCACGGCCTGGCGCCGGTCTCGCAGCCGCTGTTCAGCTGGGTGCCCGATGCCCGCGCGCCCGCCCTGCACGAGGCCCTGGCGCGGCAAGGCGTCTGGACACGGCTATTCGATGCCGCCGGCGGCTGCCCCGCCAGTCTGCGCCTGGGCCTGCCACCCGATACCGAAGCCGCCTGGCAGCGGGTCGATACGGTTTTAGGTGTGGCAATGGCCACCGCTCACCATCCCATCCTTCCCTGA
- a CDS encoding cobalamin-binding protein: protein MKAFFLLAAALLASPCVHAAVTVTDDAGQTITLPQPARRIVSLAPHVTELIYAAGGGDRIVGTVSYSDYPPQARDIPRVGDNKALDLERIAALKPDLIVVWRHGNAQKQTDRLRALGMPLFFSEPRRLESIPENLEKLGTLMGTEAVATRAAADFRQQVATLRTTYADRPPVTVFYQVWQQPLMTLNGQHLVSDLLTLCGGRNLFAKEAPLVPTVSVEAVVAGNPEVMLTAGMGATRPDKPLADFSMWEKWKQVTAVARNNLFIIDGDLVNRAGPRVVKGAAEICKDLDVARGRRGK from the coding sequence ATGAAGGCTTTCTTCCTGCTTGCGGCGGCGCTGCTCGCCAGCCCCTGTGTCCACGCCGCCGTCACCGTGACCGACGACGCCGGCCAGACCATCACGCTGCCCCAGCCCGCGCGGCGCATCGTCTCGCTGGCGCCGCACGTGACCGAGCTGATCTACGCGGCTGGCGGCGGCGATCGCATCGTCGGCACGGTCAGCTATAGCGACTACCCGCCGCAGGCGCGCGACATCCCGCGCGTGGGCGACAACAAGGCGCTGGACCTGGAACGCATTGCCGCGCTGAAGCCTGACCTGATCGTGGTCTGGCGCCACGGCAATGCCCAGAAGCAGACCGACCGCCTGCGCGCGCTGGGCATGCCGCTGTTCTTCAGCGAGCCGCGCCGCCTGGAATCGATACCGGAAAATCTTGAAAAACTGGGCACGCTGATGGGCACCGAGGCCGTCGCCACGCGTGCCGCCGCCGACTTCCGCCAGCAGGTGGCCACGCTGCGCACCACCTATGCCGATCGCCCGCCCGTGACGGTGTTCTATCAGGTGTGGCAGCAGCCGCTGATGACGCTGAACGGCCAGCATCTGGTCAGCGACCTGCTGACGCTATGCGGCGGCCGCAACCTGTTCGCAAAGGAAGCGCCGCTGGTGCCGACGGTGTCGGTGGAAGCCGTGGTGGCCGGCAATCCCGAGGTCATGCTGACGGCCGGCATGGGCGCCACGCGCCCGGACAAGCCGCTGGCGGACTTCTCGATGTGGGAAAAGTGGAAGCAGGTGACAGCCGTGGCGCGCAACAACCTGTTCATCATCGACGGCGACCTGGTGAATCGCGCCGGGCCGAGGGTGGTGAAGGGGGCGGCCGAGATCTGCAAGGATCTGGACGTGGCGCGGGGGCGGCGGGGGAAGTGA
- the cobC gene encoding alpha-ribazole phosphatase family protein, whose protein sequence is MEILLIRHAQPEVAAGICYGSLDLALTLPLTPDPSHAVAGLAAPHRILTSPARRARDTAAQLIGCVPGLPVAEVEPRLREMDFGEWEGQPWADIPRDALDIWAADLLGARPHGGESPAQVMARVAEWADRLDIESDQRLWVVTHAGPMRMLAAHWLGISLAQTLQWSLGFGATCRFSLGVVRQGWGGGIEGVIDGVLPSPPAPLPQGGRGENTGRVSNPIGLLPSPAGRERGEHRQGFKSDWFAPLSRKRERGWG, encoded by the coding sequence ATGGAAATTCTACTAATTCGCCATGCGCAGCCCGAGGTGGCGGCGGGCATCTGCTATGGCAGCCTCGACCTGGCGCTGACGCTGCCCCTTACGCCAGATCCGTCGCACGCCGTGGCCGGCCTGGCGGCACCGCATCGCATTTTGACGAGTCCGGCCCGGCGCGCCCGGGATACGGCGGCGCAACTGATCGGCTGTGTGCCGGGGCTGCCCGTTGCCGAGGTGGAGCCACGGCTGCGCGAGATGGATTTCGGCGAGTGGGAAGGGCAGCCCTGGGCCGATATCCCGCGCGATGCACTGGATATCTGGGCAGCCGACCTGTTGGGCGCCCGCCCGCACGGCGGCGAAAGCCCGGCGCAGGTGATGGCACGCGTGGCCGAGTGGGCCGATAGGCTCGATATCGAATCGGATCAGCGGTTGTGGGTGGTGACCCACGCCGGGCCGATGCGGATGCTGGCCGCGCACTGGCTGGGCATCTCGCTGGCGCAGACGCTGCAGTGGTCGCTGGGGTTTGGAGCGACTTGCAGGTTCAGCCTTGGGGTGGTGCGGCAAGGCTGGGGTGGTGGAATCGAGGGGGTGATTGACGGCGTTTTACCCTCACCCCCGGCCCCTCTCCCGCAGGGCGGGAGAGGGGAGAACACTGGCAGGGTTTCAAATCCGATTGGTTTGCTCCCCTCTCCCGCAGGGCGGGAGAGGGGAGAACACCGGCAGGGTTTCAAATCCGATTGGTTTGCTCCCCTCTCCCGCAAGCGGGAGAGGGGTTGGGGGTGA
- a CDS encoding adenosylcobinamide-GDP ribazoletransferase, whose translation MADELRYFLTAVGYFTRVPMPQRLAVWVGFEPHYLNAAARYFPAVGLLVGVAGALVTGLAWQLWSPSVAIVLGMATTLLLTGAFHEDGLADCVDAFGGGYRPEDVLAIMHDSRVGAFGAIAIVVALLLKWQLLVSVGEGQGGAMLLAVLVAGHGASRAMAITFLATHDYVRHEGKAKPVAQRLETRSLAFALGCGVLPLLWMSPWFAIVTVLVLAALRAALGAYFVRRIGGYTGDCLGMAQQFAELSIYLVAAAWKFY comes from the coding sequence ATGGCCGACGAACTCCGCTACTTCCTCACCGCCGTGGGCTACTTCACGCGCGTGCCCATGCCGCAGCGCCTGGCGGTGTGGGTGGGGTTCGAGCCGCACTACCTGAACGCCGCCGCGCGCTATTTCCCGGCGGTGGGCCTGCTGGTGGGCGTGGCCGGGGCGCTGGTGACGGGGCTGGCGTGGCAACTCTGGTCGCCGTCGGTGGCCATCGTGCTGGGCATGGCCACCACGCTGCTGCTGACGGGCGCGTTCCACGAGGATGGGCTGGCCGACTGCGTGGATGCGTTCGGCGGCGGCTATCGGCCCGAGGACGTGCTGGCGATCATGCACGATTCCCGCGTGGGCGCGTTCGGCGCCATTGCCATCGTGGTGGCGCTGCTGCTGAAGTGGCAACTGCTGGTGTCCGTGGGCGAGGGGCAGGGCGGCGCGATGCTGCTGGCCGTGCTGGTGGCCGGCCATGGCGCCAGCCGCGCGATGGCCATCACGTTCCTGGCCACGCACGATTATGTGCGCCACGAGGGAAAGGCCAAGCCCGTGGCGCAGCGGCTGGAGACGCGCAGCCTGGCGTTTGCGCTGGGGTGCGGCGTGCTGCCGTTGCTGTGGATGTCGCCGTGGTTTGCCATCGTCACCGTGCTGGTGCTGGCCGCGCTGCGGGCCGCGCTGGGCGCCTATTTCGTGCGGCGCATCGGCGGTTATACCGGCGACTGCCTGGGCATGGCGCAGCAGTTTGCCGAGCTGTCGATCTATCTGGTGGCCGCGGCATGGAAATTCTACTAA
- the cobT gene encoding nicotinate-nucleotide--dimethylbenzimidazole phosphoribosyltransferase has protein sequence MTHISDFALTLPPIAPLDESLRGALQAAIDDKTKPPGSLGRLESLALQIGLIRGEAVPDLNRPAIIVFAGDHGVADAGVSAFPAEVTAQMVLNFLNGGAAINVFTRLHGLALEVVDVGVRAPLPASPGLVNSRVANGTRNFVEQPAMTPAEAGAAINTGIARVLRHAQQGTNVIGFGEMGIANTSAAACVMSRLTGLPLEACTGRGTGLDDAGVARKRDILAQALARHPDATDPLDVLATFGGFEIAAMTGAYLAAAASRMVILVDGFIASAALLVAARIDPTVLQYCVFSHCSHEQGHRALLAEFKAEPLLALDLRLGEGTGAALVWPLVASAVAFLREMATFSGAGISNASA, from the coding sequence ATGACACATATTTCCGATTTTGCGCTGACCCTGCCGCCCATCGCGCCGCTTGACGAATCGCTGCGTGGCGCGCTGCAGGCCGCCATCGACGACAAGACCAAGCCGCCCGGGTCGCTGGGCCGGCTCGAAAGCCTGGCGCTACAGATCGGGCTGATCCGGGGCGAGGCCGTGCCCGACCTGAACCGGCCCGCCATCATCGTGTTCGCGGGCGACCATGGCGTGGCCGATGCCGGCGTCAGCGCCTTCCCGGCCGAAGTCACCGCGCAGATGGTGCTGAACTTCCTGAACGGCGGGGCGGCCATCAACGTGTTCACGCGGCTGCACGGGCTGGCGCTCGAAGTGGTCGATGTGGGCGTGCGCGCGCCGCTGCCCGCGTCGCCGGGCCTCGTGAACAGCCGCGTGGCCAATGGCACGCGCAATTTCGTCGAGCAGCCGGCCATGACCCCGGCCGAGGCTGGGGCGGCGATCAACACCGGCATCGCACGCGTGCTGCGCCACGCGCAGCAGGGCACCAATGTGATCGGTTTCGGCGAGATGGGCATTGCCAATACGTCAGCGGCCGCCTGCGTGATGAGCCGCCTGACCGGCCTGCCGCTGGAAGCCTGCACGGGGCGCGGCACGGGGCTGGACGATGCAGGCGTGGCGCGCAAGCGCGACATCCTGGCGCAAGCCCTGGCGCGGCATCCGGATGCCACCGACCCGCTGGACGTGCTGGCCACGTTCGGTGGCTTCGAGATCGCGGCGATGACTGGCGCCTACCTGGCTGCCGCGGCCAGCCGCATGGTGATCCTGGTGGATGGTTTCATCGCCTCGGCGGCACTGCTGGTGGCCGCGCGCATCGATCCGACCGTGCTGCAGTACTGCGTGTTCTCGCACTGCTCGCACGAACAGGGCCACCGCGCGCTGCTGGCCGAGTTCAAGGCCGAGCCGCTGCTGGCGCTGGACCTGCGCCTGGGCGAAGGCACCGGCGCCGCGCTGGTGTGGCCGCTGGTGGCGTCCGCCGTCGCGTTCCTGCGCGAGATGGCGACGTTCAGCGGCGCCGGCATCAGCAACGCTTCCGCCTGA